The following are encoded together in the Streptomyces flavofungini genome:
- a CDS encoding trypsin-like serine peptidase, with protein MRPIRPLFSSRSGRSARGRTSPVAAAVALGAALVLTATACGPTDDKADDSSASQPGDKGDDKFQLPGDIQDRLKEHGIDLDKWKDGAWKNWDKDDWLREAGDFVNPIIEDLWDPDRMRDADKNPDRGVDEGDISGDQGVTDPTPEPVEAAAVKTPYHDQVPAAGKLFFDGPEGSMVCSATVVKDPKNPGKSNMVWTAGHCVHAGAKGGWYRNIAFVPSYNNSGAPTAELQGKPKEEVAPYGVWWGDWAQTSDQWIEQGGPTGGKGAPYDFAVIHVTPEKGSGGKSLEETVGTALPVDFDAPAVPKIKDMTATGYPAASPFDGQKQFQCADKPGRLSLSKPDPTMYRIGCTMTGGSSGGGWVAEGQDGKPALVSNTSIGPVTAGWLAGPRLGDEAKGIYNAVSKKFAGQ; from the coding sequence ATGCGACCCATACGTCCGCTCTTCAGCTCCCGCAGCGGGAGGAGCGCGCGCGGCAGGACCTCCCCCGTGGCGGCCGCCGTCGCGCTTGGCGCGGCCCTCGTGCTGACCGCGACCGCCTGCGGCCCGACTGATGACAAGGCGGACGATTCGTCCGCGTCGCAGCCCGGCGACAAGGGCGACGACAAGTTCCAGCTTCCCGGCGACATCCAGGACCGGCTCAAGGAGCACGGCATCGACCTGGACAAGTGGAAGGACGGCGCCTGGAAGAACTGGGACAAGGACGACTGGCTGCGCGAGGCGGGCGACTTCGTCAACCCGATCATCGAGGACCTCTGGGACCCGGACCGCATGCGGGACGCGGACAAGAACCCGGACCGCGGTGTCGACGAGGGCGACATCTCCGGCGACCAGGGCGTGACGGACCCGACGCCGGAGCCCGTCGAGGCGGCGGCCGTGAAGACGCCGTACCACGACCAGGTCCCCGCGGCCGGCAAGCTCTTCTTCGACGGCCCCGAGGGCTCCATGGTCTGCTCGGCCACGGTCGTCAAGGACCCGAAGAACCCGGGCAAGTCCAACATGGTGTGGACCGCCGGTCACTGCGTCCACGCGGGCGCCAAGGGTGGCTGGTACCGCAACATCGCCTTCGTCCCCTCGTACAACAACAGCGGCGCGCCCACGGCGGAGCTCCAGGGCAAGCCCAAGGAAGAGGTCGCTCCGTACGGCGTCTGGTGGGGCGACTGGGCGCAGACGTCCGACCAGTGGATCGAGCAGGGCGGCCCGACGGGCGGCAAGGGCGCTCCGTACGACTTCGCGGTGATCCACGTGACGCCGGAGAAGGGCAGCGGCGGCAAGTCCCTGGAGGAGACGGTCGGCACCGCTCTACCGGTGGACTTCGACGCTCCCGCGGTACCGAAGATCAAGGACATGACGGCGACCGGCTACCCGGCGGCGTCGCCGTTCGACGGCCAGAAGCAGTTCCAGTGCGCGGACAAGCCGGGCCGTCTCTCGCTCAGCAAGCCCGACCCGACGATGTACCGGATCGGCTGCACCATGACCGGCGGTTCGTCCGGTGGCGGCTGGGTCGCGGAGGGCCAGGACGGCAAGCCCGCCCTGGTGTCCAACACGTCGATCGGCCCGGTGACGGCGGGTTGGCTCGCGGGTCCGCGCCTCGGTGACGAGGCCAAGGGCATCTACAACGCGGTCAGCAAGAAGTTCGCGGGGCAGTAG
- a CDS encoding trypsin-like serine peptidase, whose product MRSIRAPFARSRGRRVALAVTGLAATLALTATACGPSDDKASDKSDSGSAQEAGKGSDSGSGLPGDLADRLKEHGIDPDKWKDGAWKNWSKDDWLREAKDFVNPVIEGLWKPERMQKAKDPNKTIASKDATADQGQTDPDPAPVQAKPEKTPYHDNAAPVGKIFFDSPKGSMVCSGTVVKDPRNPGKSNLVWTAGHCVHAGSEGGWYRNITFVPSYNDLGKSEAALSNAAPQEIAPYGQWWADWVSTSGEWIDQGAASGGAGAPYDYAVMHVKPQEGTKSLEETVGNALEVDFSTPSARSVASMGAWGYPAAPPYNGLIMHKCIDKPGRLSLDPATPTMYRIGCTMTGGSSGGGWFRVVGDKSQLVSNTSIGPADSTWLAGPQLGSGAKQVFDTMSEKYGSR is encoded by the coding sequence ATGCGTTCCATTCGTGCGCCCTTCGCGCGCAGCCGCGGCCGCCGCGTCGCGCTCGCCGTCACCGGGCTCGCCGCGACCCTGGCGCTCACCGCCACGGCCTGCGGTCCGAGCGACGACAAGGCGAGCGACAAGTCGGACAGCGGCTCCGCGCAGGAGGCGGGCAAGGGTTCCGACTCCGGCTCCGGACTGCCCGGCGATCTCGCCGACCGGCTCAAGGAGCACGGCATCGACCCTGACAAGTGGAAGGACGGTGCCTGGAAGAACTGGAGCAAGGACGACTGGCTGCGCGAGGCCAAGGACTTCGTCAACCCGGTCATCGAGGGGCTCTGGAAGCCCGAGCGGATGCAGAAGGCCAAGGACCCGAACAAGACGATCGCGTCGAAGGACGCGACCGCTGACCAGGGCCAGACCGACCCGGACCCGGCTCCGGTCCAGGCGAAGCCCGAGAAGACGCCGTACCACGACAACGCGGCGCCGGTCGGCAAGATCTTCTTCGACTCCCCCAAGGGCTCGATGGTCTGCTCCGGCACGGTCGTGAAGGACCCGCGCAACCCGGGCAAGTCCAACCTGGTGTGGACGGCGGGCCACTGTGTGCACGCCGGTTCCGAGGGCGGCTGGTACCGCAACATCACCTTCGTGCCCTCGTACAACGACCTGGGCAAGTCCGAGGCGGCCCTGAGCAACGCGGCGCCGCAGGAGATCGCGCCGTACGGCCAGTGGTGGGCGGACTGGGTCTCGACGTCCGGTGAGTGGATCGACCAGGGTGCCGCTTCGGGCGGCGCCGGCGCTCCGTACGACTACGCCGTGATGCACGTGAAGCCGCAGGAGGGCACCAAGTCCCTCGAGGAGACCGTCGGCAACGCGCTGGAGGTCGACTTCTCGACTCCGTCGGCGCGGAGCGTGGCGTCCATGGGCGCCTGGGGCTACCCGGCCGCGCCGCCGTACAACGGTCTGATCATGCACAAGTGCATCGACAAGCCCGGCCGTCTGTCGCTGGACCCGGCGACGCCGACGATGTACCGCATCGGCTGCACCATGACCGGCGGTTCGTCCGGCGGTGGCTGGTTCCGGGTGGTGGGCGACAAGTCCCAGCTGGTCTCCAACACGTCGATCGGCCCGGCCGACAGCACCTGGCTCGCCGGTCCGCAGCTGGGCAGCGGCGCGAAGCAGGTCTTCGACACGATGAGCGAGAAGTACGGCTCGCGGTGA
- the hflX gene encoding GTPase HflX — protein MTSSSSPSQDVQSFAQNYPEGLRADALMEEDVAWSHEIDGERDGDQFDRSERAALRRVAGLSTELEDVTEVEYRQLRLERVVLVGVWTSGTVHDAENSLAELAALAETAGALVLDGVIQRRDKPDPATYIGSGKALELRDIVLETGADTVVCDGELSPGQLIHLEDVVKVKVVDRTALILDIFAQHAKSREGKAQVALAQMQYMLPRLRGWGQSLSRQMGGGGGGGMATRGPGETKIETDRRRIREKMAKMRREIAEMKTGRDIKRQERKRNKVPSVAIAGYTNAGKSSLLNRLTGAGVLVENALFATLDPTVRRAETPSGRLYTLADTVGFVRHLPHHLVEAFRSTMEEVGESDLILHVVDGSHPAPEEQLAAVREVIRDVGATDVPEIVVINKADAADPLVLQRLLRQQKHAIAVSARTGAGIEELLALIDAELPRPEVEIEALVPYTHGKLVARTHADGEVLSEEHTPEGTLLKARVHEELAAELAPYVPAAH, from the coding sequence ATGACCTCCTCTTCTTCCCCTTCCCAGGACGTACAGAGCTTCGCGCAGAACTACCCCGAAGGTCTTCGGGCCGATGCCCTGATGGAAGAGGACGTCGCCTGGAGCCACGAGATCGACGGAGAGCGGGACGGCGACCAGTTCGACCGATCCGAGCGCGCGGCCCTGCGCCGCGTCGCCGGCCTCTCCACCGAGCTCGAGGACGTCACCGAGGTCGAGTACCGACAGCTCCGCCTGGAGCGCGTCGTCCTCGTGGGCGTCTGGACCTCCGGAACGGTTCACGACGCGGAGAACTCCCTCGCCGAGCTGGCCGCACTCGCGGAGACCGCGGGCGCGCTCGTGCTCGACGGCGTCATCCAGCGCCGCGACAAGCCCGACCCGGCGACGTACATCGGCTCCGGCAAAGCCCTGGAGCTGCGTGACATCGTCCTCGAGACCGGAGCGGACACCGTCGTGTGCGACGGTGAGCTCAGCCCCGGCCAGCTCATCCACCTCGAAGACGTCGTCAAGGTCAAGGTGGTCGACCGGACCGCCCTGATCCTCGACATCTTCGCCCAGCACGCCAAGTCCCGAGAGGGCAAGGCGCAGGTCGCCCTCGCGCAGATGCAGTACATGCTGCCGAGGCTCCGCGGCTGGGGTCAGTCGCTCTCCCGTCAGATGGGTGGCGGCGGCGGTGGCGGCATGGCCACCCGCGGCCCCGGTGAGACCAAGATCGAAACGGACCGGCGACGGATCCGCGAGAAGATGGCGAAGATGCGCCGGGAGATCGCGGAGATGAAGACGGGCCGCGACATCAAGCGCCAGGAGCGCAAGCGCAACAAGGTGCCATCGGTCGCCATCGCGGGGTACACGAACGCGGGCAAGTCCTCTCTGCTCAACCGCCTCACCGGGGCGGGTGTGCTGGTGGAGAACGCCCTGTTCGCCACCCTCGACCCGACGGTCCGCAGGGCGGAGACGCCCAGCGGCCGGCTGTACACCCTGGCCGACACGGTCGGTTTCGTCCGGCATCTGCCGCACCACCTCGTGGAGGCGTTCCGCTCCACCATGGAGGAGGTCGGCGAGTCCGACCTGATCCTGCACGTGGTGGACGGCTCGCACCCCGCGCCGGAGGAGCAGCTCGCCGCCGTGCGCGAGGTCATCCGGGACGTGGGCGCGACGGACGTGCCGGAGATCGTGGTGATCAACAAGGCGGACGCGGCCGACCCGCTGGTCCTCCAGCGGCTGCTGCGCCAGCAGAAGCACGCGATCGCCGTGTCCGCGCGCACCGGCGCCGGCATCGAGGAGCTGCTCGCGCTCATCGACGCCGAACTGCCGAGGCCCGAGGTCGAGATCGAGGCCCTCGTGCCGTACACCCACGGCAAGCTCGTGGCGCGCACGCACGCCGACGGTGAAGTGCTCTCCGAGGAGCACACGCCCGAGGGCACGCTGCTCAAGGCACGGGTGCACGAGGAACTGGCGGCGGAACTCGCGCCGTACGTTCCCGCGGCGCACTGA
- a CDS encoding M1 family metallopeptidase: protein MLLTPRTKASRPKTVRIAVAVLAATTSAALLAASAPQPAAPLGIGDRLFPHLGNPGYDVTSYDIAFTYHGDNSKPLDALTKIDARVTAPLERVNLDFTHGKVRSVEVNGAPADFATAGEDLVVTPHARVQPGERLRIAVRHTSDPVSDDVEGGWVRTGDGLAMANQADVAHRVFPCNDHPADKAQFTFRVTAPKGLTAVANGLPLAKERRADTTTWAYRTRHPMATELAQVSIGRSTVLHRTGPYRLPVRDVVPTKDRKQLEPWLKKTPDQISWMEDKVGRYPFETYGVLVADARTGFELETQTLSLFEKELFTRPEFPEWYVESIMVHELAHQWFGDSVSPATWSDLWLNEGHASWYEALYAEEKARQPLEKRMRYAYRLSDSWRAAGGPPAAPKGPRPGEKISIFRPVVYDGSALVLYALRQEIGRSGFEAVQRAWVHTHRDGNATTADFVRLASEVSGRDLDDFFDAWLYGAKTPPMPGHPDWTSTPPEKKAASGKK, encoded by the coding sequence ATGCTCCTGACCCCGCGTACCAAGGCGTCCCGGCCGAAGACGGTCCGGATCGCCGTCGCCGTCCTCGCCGCCACCACCTCCGCCGCCCTGCTCGCCGCGAGCGCCCCACAGCCCGCCGCCCCCCTCGGCATCGGCGACCGCCTCTTCCCCCACCTCGGCAACCCCGGGTACGACGTGACGTCGTACGACATCGCTTTCACCTATCACGGGGACAACAGCAAGCCCCTGGACGCGCTCACGAAGATCGACGCTCGGGTGACGGCGCCGCTGGAACGCGTCAATCTCGACTTCACGCACGGCAAGGTCCGCTCCGTCGAGGTGAACGGCGCCCCCGCCGACTTCGCCACCGCGGGCGAGGACCTGGTCGTCACGCCCCACGCGCGCGTGCAGCCCGGCGAGCGCCTGCGGATCGCTGTGCGGCACACCAGCGACCCGGTGTCCGACGACGTCGAGGGCGGCTGGGTGCGCACCGGCGACGGGCTCGCGATGGCCAATCAGGCGGATGTGGCGCACCGCGTGTTCCCGTGCAACGACCACCCCGCCGACAAGGCGCAGTTCACCTTCCGCGTCACCGCCCCCAAGGGCCTCACCGCCGTCGCCAACGGCCTGCCCCTGGCCAAGGAGCGCCGCGCGGACACCACCACGTGGGCGTACCGCACCCGGCACCCCATGGCGACCGAACTGGCCCAGGTGTCCATCGGCCGCTCCACCGTGCTGCACCGCACCGGCCCCTACCGCCTGCCCGTACGGGACGTCGTGCCCACCAAGGACCGCAAGCAGCTGGAGCCCTGGCTGAAGAAGACCCCGGACCAGATCTCCTGGATGGAGGACAAGGTCGGCCGCTACCCGTTCGAGACCTACGGGGTGCTCGTCGCGGACGCGCGGACCGGCTTCGAGCTGGAGACGCAGACGCTGTCGCTCTTCGAGAAGGAGCTGTTCACGCGGCCCGAGTTCCCCGAGTGGTACGTGGAATCGATCATGGTGCACGAGCTGGCGCACCAGTGGTTCGGCGACAGCGTGAGCCCCGCCACCTGGTCCGACCTGTGGCTGAACGAGGGACACGCCAGCTGGTACGAGGCCCTGTACGCGGAGGAGAAGGCGCGCCAGCCGCTGGAGAAGCGGATGCGGTACGCCTACCGGCTCTCCGACAGCTGGCGCGCGGCGGGCGGGCCCCCGGCCGCGCCCAAGGGGCCCCGGCCGGGGGAGAAGATCAGCATCTTCAGGCCCGTCGTGTACGACGGCAGCGCGCTCGTGCTCTACGCGCTGCGCCAGGAGATCGGGCGGTCCGGCTTCGAGGCCGTGCAGCGGGCCTGGGTGCACACCCACCGCGACGGGAACGCGACCACCGCCGACTTCGTGCGGCTCGCGTCCGAGGTCTCAGGGCGCGACCTCGACGACTTCTTCGACGCCTGGCTGTACGGGGCGAAGACACCGCCGATGCCGGGGCACCCCGACTGGACGTCGACGCCGCCGGAGAAGAAGGCGGCGTCCGGGAAGAAGTAG
- a CDS encoding RelA/SpoT family protein: protein MSAEATNPATPGPTTSSPPRRRSRPRLDLRRLGRAALLGPATRDRIPDAIGHVAEAHRGHHPDADLEPLRRAYVLAESSHRGQMRKSGEPYITHPLAVTLILAQLGAETTTLTASLLHDTVEDTDVTLDQVRAEFGDDVCYLVDGVTKLEKVDYGAAAEPETFRKMLVATGNDVRVMAIKLADRLHNMRTLGVMRPEKQARIAKVTRDVLIPLAERLGVQALKTELEDLVFAILHPEEYAEVKDLIAAKAKAGADPLADISEEVRGVLREAGIAAEVLIRPRHFVSVHRAHRKRGALRPADFGRLLVLVHEDADCYGVLGELHTCFTPVVSEFKDFIAVPKFNLYQSLHTAVARGDGEVAEVLIRTHQMHRVAEAGVVALHNPYAGPSEEQPADGERADPTRPGWLSRLLDWQQAAPDPDTFWSTLREDLAQDREIAVYRTDGGTLGLPAGASCVDAAYAQYGEDAHACIGARVNGRLATLSTVLRDGDTVQLLMGQDLTSGPSRDWLGHARTPAARIAIRRWLTTHPAPAPAPPAQAAPEPQAPVTVPATTPRPQVSAALRPAAENVVVDREGATVRLAGCCTPVPPDEITGFAVRGGVVTVHRVTCPAVARMTQVGRPEVGVRWGDATECRVTLIAESFGRAHLLADLTEAIALEGAAIISATVEPPSQQRVRHTYTLQLPDAAHLPGLMRAMRNVPGVYDVARAQHRAAAAP, encoded by the coding sequence ATGAGTGCGGAGGCGACGAATCCCGCGACGCCCGGCCCGACGACGTCCTCGCCCCCGCGAAGGCGCTCCCGTCCCCGCCTCGACCTGCGCAGACTGGGCCGCGCCGCGCTCCTCGGCCCCGCCACGAGGGACCGCATCCCGGACGCCATCGGCCATGTGGCCGAGGCCCACCGCGGCCACCATCCGGACGCCGACCTGGAGCCGCTGCGCCGCGCCTACGTCCTCGCGGAGTCCTCGCACCGCGGCCAGATGCGCAAGAGCGGTGAGCCGTACATCACACACCCTCTCGCCGTCACGCTGATCCTGGCCCAACTGGGCGCGGAGACGACCACGTTGACCGCGTCCCTGCTCCACGACACCGTCGAGGACACGGATGTGACTCTCGATCAGGTGCGCGCCGAGTTCGGCGACGACGTCTGCTACTTGGTCGACGGCGTCACCAAGCTCGAAAAGGTCGACTACGGAGCGGCCGCCGAACCGGAGACCTTCCGCAAGATGCTGGTCGCCACCGGCAACGACGTCCGCGTCATGGCGATCAAACTCGCCGACCGCCTGCACAACATGCGCACGCTCGGCGTGATGCGCCCCGAGAAGCAGGCCCGCATCGCCAAGGTCACCCGCGACGTCCTCATCCCGCTCGCCGAACGCCTCGGCGTGCAGGCCCTGAAGACCGAGCTGGAGGACCTCGTCTTCGCGATCCTCCATCCCGAGGAGTACGCGGAGGTCAAGGACCTGATCGCGGCGAAGGCGAAGGCCGGGGCCGACCCGCTGGCCGACATCTCCGAAGAGGTGCGCGGCGTCCTGCGCGAGGCCGGCATCGCCGCCGAAGTCCTCATCCGGCCACGCCACTTCGTGTCCGTGCACCGCGCCCACCGCAAGCGCGGCGCGCTGCGCCCCGCCGACTTCGGTCGTCTGCTCGTCCTCGTGCACGAGGACGCCGACTGCTACGGAGTCCTCGGCGAGCTGCACACCTGCTTCACGCCGGTCGTCTCGGAGTTCAAGGACTTCATCGCCGTACCGAAGTTCAACCTGTACCAGTCGCTGCACACGGCCGTGGCCCGTGGCGACGGCGAGGTCGCCGAAGTCCTCATCCGCACCCACCAGATGCACCGCGTCGCCGAAGCGGGCGTCGTCGCCCTGCACAACCCCTACGCCGGGCCGTCCGAGGAACAGCCCGCCGACGGCGAGCGCGCCGACCCCACCCGCCCCGGCTGGCTCTCACGCCTCCTCGACTGGCAGCAGGCCGCACCCGACCCCGACACCTTCTGGTCGACGCTCCGCGAGGACCTCGCCCAGGACCGCGAGATCGCCGTCTACCGCACCGACGGCGGCACGCTCGGCCTGCCCGCGGGCGCCAGCTGCGTCGACGCCGCCTACGCCCAGTACGGCGAGGACGCGCACGCCTGCATCGGCGCGCGCGTCAACGGCCGCCTGGCCACGCTCAGCACGGTCCTGCGCGACGGCGACACCGTGCAGCTGCTCATGGGCCAGGACCTGACGTCGGGGCCCTCGCGCGACTGGCTCGGCCACGCGCGCACGCCCGCCGCGCGCATCGCCATCCGGCGCTGGCTCACCACCCACCCGGCGCCCGCCCCCGCCCCGCCCGCGCAGGCCGCCCCGGAGCCCCAGGCGCCCGTGACGGTGCCCGCGACCACGCCGAGGCCCCAGGTCTCCGCGGCCCTGCGCCCGGCGGCGGAGAACGTCGTCGTCGACCGTGAGGGCGCCACCGTACGGCTCGCGGGCTGTTGCACCCCCGTCCCGCCCGACGAGATCACCGGCTTCGCGGTTCGCGGCGGCGTCGTCACCGTCCACCGGGTCACGTGTCCCGCGGTGGCGCGCATGACGCAGGTGGGGCGCCCGGAGGTCGGTGTGCGCTGGGGGGACGCCACGGAGTGCCGGGTCACCCTGATCGCCGAGTCGTTCGGCCGGGCGCACCTCCTGGCCGACCTCACCGAAGCCATCGCCCTCGAAGGCGCCGCGATCATCTCGGCGACCGTCGAACCACCCAGCCAACAGCGCGTACGCCACACGTACACGCTCCAACTCCCCGACGCCGCACACCTTCCGGGCCTGATGCGCGCCATGCGCAACGTCCCCGGGGTGTACGACGTGGCCCGCGCGCAGCACCGGGCGGCAGCGGCACCCTGA
- the dapF gene encoding diaminopimelate epimerase, translating to MSTRIAFLKGHGTENDFVIVPDADNAIELPPAAVAALCDRRAGIGGDGLLHVVRSAAHPDARHLADEAEWFMDYRNGDGSVAEMCGNGVRVFARYLERAGLVAEGDLAVATRGGVKRVHIAKPTDDGAAGDITVAMGKAVLPEGDVTISVGEHQWPARNVNMGNPHAVAFVADLAHAGRLLDPPPFSPATAYPHGVNVEFVVDRGPRHVAMRVYERGAGETRSCGTGACAVAVAAARRDGLDPAVTGAPVAYTVDVLGGRLVITERPDGEIEKTGPAVIVAEGEIDADWLAAAVAVA from the coding sequence ATGAGCACGCGGATCGCCTTCCTCAAGGGGCACGGGACCGAGAACGACTTCGTGATCGTCCCCGACGCCGACAACGCCATCGAGCTGCCCCCGGCCGCCGTCGCCGCCCTGTGCGACCGCCGCGCGGGCATCGGCGGCGACGGTCTGCTGCACGTCGTGCGCTCCGCCGCCCACCCGGACGCGCGGCATCTGGCCGATGAGGCCGAGTGGTTCATGGACTACCGCAACGGCGACGGCTCGGTCGCCGAGATGTGCGGCAACGGCGTGCGCGTCTTCGCTCGCTACCTGGAGCGCGCCGGGCTCGTCGCCGAGGGCGACCTGGCCGTCGCGACCCGCGGCGGCGTGAAGCGCGTGCACATCGCCAAGCCCACCGACGACGGCGCCGCCGGCGACATCACCGTCGCCATGGGCAAGGCCGTGCTCCCCGAGGGCGACGTCACGATCTCCGTGGGCGAGCACCAGTGGCCCGCCCGCAACGTGAACATGGGCAACCCCCACGCGGTCGCCTTCGTGGCCGACCTGGCGCACGCGGGCCGCCTCCTCGACCCGCCGCCGTTCAGCCCGGCCACGGCCTACCCGCACGGTGTGAACGTGGAGTTCGTGGTCGACCGCGGCCCGCGCCACGTCGCCATGCGCGTGTACGAGCGCGGCGCGGGCGAGACCCGCTCGTGCGGCACGGGCGCATGCGCGGTGGCCGTCGCGGCGGCGCGCAGGGACGGCCTGGACCCCGCGGTGACCGGTGCCCCGGTGGCGTACACCGTGGACGTGCTCGGCGGCCGCCTGGTCATCACCGAGCGGCCGGACGGCGAGATCGAGAAGACGGGCCCCGCCGTGATCGTGGCGGAGGGCGAGATCGACGCCGACTGGCTGGCGGCGGCCGTAGCGGTGGCCTGA
- the miaA gene encoding tRNA (adenosine(37)-N6)-dimethylallyltransferase MiaA: MRSAPPAPRVIAVVGPTAAGKSDLGVHLAQRLGGEVVNADSMQLYRGMDIGTAKLTPAEREGVPHHLLDVWDVTETASVAEYQKLARAEIDRLLGEGRWPILVGGSGLYVRGAVDHLEFPGTDPEVRARLEEELEEHGPGVLHARLAAADPDAARAILPGNGRRIVRALEVIEITGKPFTANLPRHESVYDTVQIGVDVARPELDLRIATRVDRMWEAGLVEEVHTLEAQGLREGRTASRALGYQQVLGALAGECTEDEARAETVRATKRFARRQDSWFRRDPRVHWLSGAAADRGELPGSAMALVERAVTA; this comes from the coding sequence GTGAGAAGTGCACCTCCCGCCCCGCGGGTCATCGCCGTCGTCGGGCCCACCGCGGCCGGAAAGTCCGATCTGGGCGTCCACCTCGCCCAGCGACTCGGCGGCGAAGTCGTCAACGCCGACTCGATGCAGCTGTATCGGGGGATGGACATCGGCACCGCCAAGCTGACGCCCGCCGAGCGCGAGGGAGTCCCGCACCACCTCCTGGACGTCTGGGACGTGACGGAGACGGCGAGCGTGGCCGAGTACCAGAAGCTCGCGCGCGCGGAGATCGACCGGCTGCTCGGCGAGGGCCGCTGGCCGATCCTGGTCGGCGGCTCCGGCCTGTACGTGCGCGGTGCGGTCGACCACCTGGAGTTCCCGGGCACCGACCCCGAGGTGCGCGCCCGCCTGGAGGAGGAGCTGGAGGAGCACGGCCCCGGCGTGCTGCACGCCCGCCTCGCCGCAGCCGACCCGGACGCTGCCCGCGCGATCCTGCCCGGCAACGGGCGTCGGATCGTGCGCGCCCTGGAGGTCATCGAGATCACGGGCAAGCCGTTCACCGCCAACCTCCCCAGGCACGAGTCCGTGTACGACACCGTGCAGATCGGCGTCGACGTGGCCCGCCCCGAGCTCGACCTGCGCATCGCCACGCGCGTGGACCGCATGTGGGAGGCGGGGCTCGTGGAGGAGGTGCACACGTTGGAGGCGCAGGGACTGCGGGAGGGGCGTACGGCGTCGCGCGCGCTCGGCTACCAACAGGTACTCGGGGCGCTCGCCGGTGAGTGCACCGAGGACGAGGCGCGCGCCGAGACCGTGCGCGCCACGAAACGCTTCGCGCGCCGACAGGACTCCTGGTTCCGACGTGATCCACGCGTGCACTGGCTGAGCGGTGCAGCCGCCGACCGCGGGGAACTCCCGGGGAGTGCAATGGCGTTGGTCGAACGAGCGGTCACAGCCTGA
- a CDS encoding antitoxin, whose protein sequence is MGFLNQLKDKLAPAKDKVSGLAQQHGDKIDQGLHKAADVVDRRTKGKYSDKIQAGTGKAKDALDRLAGTDGGKGGGGGATPPGDAPPPSPPTPPSAS, encoded by the coding sequence GTGGGCTTCCTGAACCAGCTGAAGGACAAACTCGCCCCTGCCAAGGACAAGGTCTCGGGCCTCGCGCAGCAGCACGGGGACAAGATCGACCAAGGCCTGCACAAGGCCGCCGACGTGGTCGATCGCAGGACCAAGGGCAAGTACAGCGACAAGATCCAGGCGGGAACGGGCAAGGCCAAGGACGCCCTGGACCGCCTCGCCGGGACGGACGGCGGCAAGGGCGGGGGTGGCGGTGCCACTCCCCCCGGCGACGCGCCGCCCCCGTCACCGCCGACGCCCCCTTCGGCTTCCTGA
- a CDS encoding class III extradiol dioxygenase subunit B-like domain-containing protein, which produces MLVAAAVCPCPPLLVPEVAAGAAPELDPARAACADAVGVLAASRPDRLVVVGPAEQPDHGPHPQGTRGSFRGFGVDLDVRLGETPVDDGARAGGTGDTDAGPATGRRLPVSLAVAGWLLARTEWSAAPLEGLGVGEPLAPERCIHMGGEIGGSADRVALLVMGDASACRTLKAPGYLDERAAGFDADVARALAAADVAALKALDAELAQELKAAGRAPWQVLAGAAEGAGLCGELLFDDAPYGVGYLVAAWS; this is translated from the coding sequence ATGCTTGTCGCCGCAGCCGTCTGCCCCTGTCCGCCCCTGCTCGTGCCCGAGGTCGCCGCGGGTGCGGCGCCGGAACTGGATCCCGCTCGGGCGGCCTGCGCGGACGCGGTCGGGGTGCTCGCCGCGTCCCGGCCCGACCGGCTCGTCGTCGTGGGCCCCGCGGAGCAGCCGGACCATGGACCGCACCCTCAGGGGACGCGCGGTTCGTTCCGGGGCTTCGGTGTGGACCTCGACGTACGCCTCGGAGAGACTCCTGTGGACGACGGTGCCCGCGCGGGCGGCACAGGTGACACGGACGCGGGCCCGGCCACGGGGCGTCGGCTTCCGGTGTCGTTGGCCGTCGCCGGTTGGCTGCTCGCGCGTACGGAGTGGTCGGCCGCCCCGCTCGAAGGCCTCGGCGTGGGGGAACCTCTCGCGCCCGAGCGGTGTATCCACATGGGAGGGGAGATCGGCGGGAGCGCGGACCGGGTGGCGCTCCTCGTGATGGGCGACGCCAGCGCGTGCCGCACGCTCAAGGCGCCCGGCTATCTGGACGAGCGGGCCGCCGGCTTCGACGCCGACGTGGCGCGGGCGCTCGCCGCGGCGGACGTGGCGGCGCTCAAGGCGCTCGACGCGGAGCTGGCGCAGGAGCTGAAGGCCGCGGGCCGGGCGCCCTGGCAGGTGCTGGCGGGCGCGGCCGAGGGCGCGGGCCTGTGCGGCGAACTGCTCTTCGACGACGCCCCCTACGGGGTGGGCTACCTGGTGGCGGCCTGGTCGTAG